The Coprobacter tertius genome includes a region encoding these proteins:
- a CDS encoding PorP/SprF family type IX secretion system membrane protein yields the protein MKVKYLISFLLLLPAFSGLKAQVDAQFSQYWALPAYYNAGSVGASERLNILASSRQQWVGMPGAPKTFLVGADMPLRFLKQDHGVGLMLSSESIGLFSTMTMGLQYAFKVKLWGGKLGLGLQLGLLNQKFDGTKVYIPSSDEHVTTEDGIPQTQLQGMAFDMGFGAYYTHKYFYVGLSSQHLTQPLISFDEKYETYASRTYFFMGGGNIPIKNTLLEVQPSMMLKTTFKMTQAELTARLKYNNFIWGGLGYRWKDAMIVMIGAKIKNVLFGYAYDYPVSKIVKATKGSHEVFVSYSMKVDFSDKNKNKHKSIRIL from the coding sequence ATGAAAGTAAAATACCTCATATCATTTTTATTATTGTTGCCAGCCTTTTCGGGTTTAAAGGCGCAAGTGGATGCACAGTTTAGCCAATACTGGGCCTTACCGGCGTATTATAATGCCGGTAGTGTGGGAGCCAGCGAGCGACTGAATATACTTGCTTCTTCCCGTCAGCAATGGGTAGGAATGCCTGGGGCGCCCAAAACGTTTCTGGTAGGAGCGGATATGCCTTTGCGTTTTCTGAAGCAGGATCACGGAGTAGGTCTGATGCTGTCTTCAGAATCGATCGGCCTTTTTTCTACGATGACGATGGGATTGCAATATGCCTTTAAAGTAAAACTCTGGGGTGGAAAACTCGGATTGGGATTGCAGCTGGGATTACTTAATCAGAAGTTCGACGGGACGAAAGTATATATACCCTCCAGTGATGAACATGTTACTACCGAAGACGGGATACCCCAAACTCAGTTACAGGGAATGGCTTTTGACATGGGATTTGGGGCCTACTACACTCATAAATATTTTTATGTAGGATTATCTTCTCAACACCTGACACAACCGTTGATCAGTTTCGATGAAAAATACGAGACTTATGCCTCCAGAACTTATTTTTTTATGGGAGGGGGCAATATCCCGATTAAAAACACGTTATTAGAGGTACAACCGTCAATGATGCTGAAAACTACTTTTAAAATGACTCAGGCAGAACTTACGGCTCGTCTGAAGTATAATAACTTTATTTGGGGCGGCTTGGGTTATCGTTGGAAAGATGCGATGATCGTCATGATCGGTGCGAAAATAAAAAACGTTCTTTTCGGTTATGCTTATGATTATCCGGTCTCGAAGATTGTAAAAGCTACCAAGGGTAGTCATGAGGTATTTGTAAGCTATAGCATGAAAGTCGATTTTTCTGATAAAAATAAAAATAAACATAAAAGTATTCGCATACTGTAA
- a CDS encoding SUMF1/EgtB/PvdO family nonheme iron enzyme: protein MKKLILLLALVGILASCAPSSHSNGGELVGVGGTAWGEPAPYGMVLVKRGAYNMGPAEKDSLWGNLRDSRGISVDAFWMDETEITNSEYKQFVFWVRDSIIRERLADPAFGGNEAFKIEEDRDGNPVKPHLNWNKAIPWRNPTEDELRAIESVYRVNPITGQRELDAAQMNFKYEIFNHTEAAKRRNRLDATRRVLDTDVKVDPNEVVMISKDTAYIDEDGRIMRETVTRPLQSEFDFLHTYIVNIYPDTTAWVNDFDNAYNEPYMRMYFAHAGYNDYPVVGVSWEQANAFCAWRTQYLQASFGGRGPAFIEPYRLPTEAEWEYAARAGKNENKFPWSGDETMAEKGCFYANFKPEKGNYVKDGNLITSRVASYSPNEFGLYDMAGNVSEWTSSAYTETANLNTSDMNPEYRYDAAKEDPYKMKRKIVRGGSWKDVSNFIRSDIRMWEYQNEQRSYIGFRCVRTQIGFAKGRK, encoded by the coding sequence ATGAAGAAACTAATCTTATTATTGGCTTTAGTCGGTATTTTGGCCTCATGTGCTCCTTCGTCGCACAGTAATGGCGGCGAGTTGGTCGGTGTCGGCGGTACGGCGTGGGGAGAACCTGCACCTTACGGTATGGTATTGGTTAAACGCGGAGCGTATAATATGGGGCCGGCGGAAAAAGATAGCTTATGGGGTAATCTGCGCGATTCGAGAGGCATTTCGGTAGATGCCTTTTGGATGGATGAGACCGAGATCACCAATTCGGAATATAAACAATTTGTTTTCTGGGTACGTGACTCTATTATCCGTGAACGTTTGGCCGATCCCGCATTCGGCGGAAACGAAGCATTTAAAATAGAAGAAGATCGGGACGGTAATCCCGTAAAACCTCATTTAAATTGGAATAAAGCGATTCCCTGGCGCAATCCTACCGAAGATGAATTGCGGGCTATCGAAAGTGTTTATCGCGTTAATCCGATAACCGGTCAGCGTGAATTAGACGCTGCACAGATGAATTTTAAGTATGAAATATTCAATCATACCGAAGCGGCTAAACGCCGGAATCGTCTCGACGCAACTCGGCGGGTTCTCGATACCGATGTAAAGGTCGATCCTAATGAAGTCGTGATGATATCTAAAGATACCGCTTATATCGATGAAGATGGTCGTATTATGCGCGAAACGGTAACAAGACCGTTACAGAGTGAATTCGACTTTCTGCATACCTATATTGTAAATATTTATCCCGACACGACAGCTTGGGTAAATGATTTCGATAATGCTTATAATGAGCCGTATATGCGTATGTATTTTGCGCATGCCGGTTATAACGATTATCCGGTTGTTGGTGTGTCGTGGGAACAGGCTAATGCTTTTTGTGCTTGGCGTACGCAATATCTCCAGGCCTCTTTCGGAGGGCGTGGCCCTGCTTTTATCGAGCCATATCGGCTACCGACCGAGGCGGAATGGGAATATGCGGCAAGAGCTGGAAAAAATGAAAATAAATTCCCTTGGAGCGGCGATGAAACCATGGCCGAAAAAGGCTGTTTTTATGCCAATTTTAAACCCGAGAAGGGAAATTATGTAAAAGACGGTAACCTGATCACATCGCGTGTCGCATCTTATTCTCCTAATGAATTCGGGTTATATGATATGGCAGGAAATGTATCTGAATGGACTTCTTCTGCTTATACCGAAACCGCCAATCTGAATACCAGTGATATGAATCCCGAGTACCGTTACGATGCGGCAAAAGAGGATCCGTATAAGATGAAGCGTAAGATTGTGCGCGGTGGATCTTGGAAAGACGTTTCGAACTTTATTCGTTCCGATATACGTATGTGGGAATATCAGAATGAGCAAAGGTCGTATATCGGATTCCGTTGTGTACGTACACAGATTGGGTTTGCCAAAGGACGTAAATGA
- the gldL gene encoding gliding motility protein GldL, with protein sequence MEKFLQSEAGRRFFNYAYSIGAAIVILGALFKILHLPFGNLLLSIGMATEALMFTLSAFDHPAKDYDWEQVFPVLGSKDPEDRPDFSGGNGTVIIGNGKGGSVTTSASGVAAITPEAARQAAGLSGIQLEEEDSKSLTESIQKLSAAADQLSRMAELTDATQQYLNQLSSISDEMNRLRNATQSLTEVSNVLLNSYQSITDNSDGISEHSQGYVTQMENLNRNIAGLNTIYEIQLKSISSQLDCIDRVNVGLKSIRDMYEHSVTDSSRYCEETEKMTQYMKQLNKIYEKMLTAMTVNMYSPMGQRPMAAEPAPTEQVQTETGVPNRDKE encoded by the coding sequence TTGGAGAAATTTCTCCAGAGCGAGGCAGGCAGGCGGTTTTTTAATTATGCTTACAGTATTGGTGCTGCTATCGTAATTCTGGGTGCTTTATTTAAGATCTTGCACCTTCCTTTCGGAAATCTATTACTGAGTATCGGTATGGCTACCGAAGCATTGATGTTTACGCTTTCGGCATTCGACCATCCGGCTAAAGATTATGATTGGGAACAGGTTTTTCCTGTTTTAGGTTCGAAAGATCCCGAAGATCGTCCCGATTTCTCGGGAGGAAACGGTACTGTTATTATCGGTAACGGTAAAGGAGGCTCTGTGACAACTTCTGCGTCGGGTGTAGCAGCTATAACACCTGAGGCTGCTCGGCAAGCTGCTGGTTTAAGCGGGATACAATTGGAAGAAGAAGATTCGAAAAGCCTGACCGAAAGCATACAGAAACTTTCTGCTGCGGCGGATCAGCTTTCCCGTATGGCGGAACTTACGGATGCTACGCAGCAATATCTCAATCAGCTTTCATCTATTTCTGATGAAATGAACCGGTTGAGAAATGCGACTCAATCGCTTACAGAAGTTTCCAATGTATTATTGAATTCTTATCAAAGTATTACCGATAATTCGGATGGAATAAGTGAACATTCGCAAGGTTATGTAACTCAGATGGAAAATCTGAACCGGAATATTGCCGGTCTGAATACGATTTATGAAATACAATTGAAAAGTATCAGTTCCCAGTTGGATTGCATCGATAGGGTAAATGTTGGCTTGAAGAGTATACGCGACATGTACGAACATTCGGTAACCGACAGTTCGCGTTATTGTGAAGAAACGGAGAAGATGACGCAATACATGAAACAGTTGAATAAGATTTACGAAAAAATGCTTACGGCTATGACTGTAAATATGTATTCGCCGATGGGGCAGCGTCCGATGGCCGCAGAACCGGCTCCTACAGAACAAGTTCAGACGGAAACGGGCGTTCCGAATAGGGATAAAGAATGA
- the gldM gene encoding gliding motility protein GldM, translating to MASPNSNLSPRQKMINLMYIVLTAMLALNVSSDVLNGFRQVEEGLVRTTGNSSVQNQALYKELSAYHEKNPEKAGEWYDKAEEVRKRTDSLYNYIGELKKRIVIQADGEDGNVFDIKHQDDLEAASVVMLAPKKGEGKRLRNSLTEYSRVVTGMIPDTLQRKVISEYLTPRLPGATDHRKAWEEVMFENMPVAAAVTILSKLQSDIRYAEGEVLHTLIKNVDVGDVRVNKLDAFVIPNSKTIIRGGRYSADIVLAAIDTTQAPDIYIGGVKLPQANKGKYEFICGKTGVFDFSGYLEVPHGDGSLTRHDFTSSYTVIEPTATVSATMMNVLYAGINNPISISVPGIPTQAISATMSNGQLTRSGDTWIARPSKVGQNATITVTASLEGHSQVVNTTTFRVRQLPDPTPFIVYKDEKGNNRRYKGGKPFSKALLLSSPGIEAAIDDDLLNIDFRVIEFKTVIYDSMGNGIPEISNGASFSDRQKTALRRLSKGKRFYISGVKAVGPDGIQRDISPIEVIVN from the coding sequence ATGGCATCTCCTAATTCAAACCTATCTCCTCGTCAGAAGATGATAAACTTAATGTATATCGTCCTCACGGCGATGCTGGCCTTAAACGTGTCGTCTGATGTGTTGAACGGTTTCCGGCAGGTAGAGGAGGGTTTGGTGCGTACGACAGGCAATTCGTCAGTACAGAATCAGGCATTGTACAAAGAGCTTTCCGCATATCATGAAAAAAATCCGGAGAAGGCTGGTGAATGGTATGATAAGGCGGAAGAAGTGAGAAAACGTACCGATTCTCTTTATAATTATATCGGTGAACTTAAAAAACGAATAGTAATACAGGCTGATGGTGAAGACGGTAATGTTTTCGATATAAAACATCAGGACGATCTCGAGGCTGCATCGGTCGTGATGCTGGCTCCTAAAAAAGGAGAAGGAAAGCGATTACGTAATTCGTTGACCGAATATAGTCGGGTTGTAACAGGCATGATACCCGATACGTTACAGCGTAAAGTAATCAGTGAGTATCTGACTCCGCGTTTACCGGGTGCGACAGATCATCGGAAAGCATGGGAAGAGGTTATGTTCGAAAATATGCCTGTTGCCGCAGCCGTAACGATTCTAAGCAAGTTACAGAGCGATATACGTTATGCCGAAGGAGAAGTATTACATACATTGATCAAGAATGTGGATGTGGGCGATGTGAGGGTAAACAAACTCGATGCTTTCGTGATTCCGAATTCAAAGACGATTATTCGCGGAGGAAGATATTCGGCTGATATTGTATTGGCTGCTATCGATACTACTCAGGCTCCGGATATATATATAGGAGGAGTTAAATTGCCTCAGGCAAATAAGGGCAAGTATGAATTTATTTGTGGAAAAACCGGTGTATTCGATTTTTCGGGGTATCTCGAAGTCCCTCATGGCGACGGTTCTCTTACCCGTCACGATTTTACATCTTCTTATACGGTCATAGAACCTACGGCGACGGTTTCTGCAACTATGATGAACGTATTATATGCCGGAATAAATAATCCGATAAGTATATCGGTACCGGGTATTCCTACTCAGGCGATTAGTGCAACTATGTCTAATGGCCAGCTTACCCGATCGGGAGACACATGGATAGCTCGTCCTTCTAAGGTGGGTCAGAATGCGACGATTACTGTTACGGCAAGTCTGGAGGGACATTCCCAGGTCGTGAATACGACAACATTCAGGGTACGCCAGTTACCCGATCCTACTCCATTTATCGTATATAAGGATGAAAAGGGAAACAATCGTCGTTATAAAGGTGGTAAGCCGTTTTCAAAAGCTCTTCTGTTATCTTCACCCGGTATAGAGGCTGCTATCGATGATGATTTGTTGAATATCGATTTCAGAGTAATCGAATTTAAAACGGTTATTTATGATTCGATGGGTAACGGAATCCCCGAAATCTCAAATGGTGCGTCTTTCTCCGACCGGCAGAAGACGGCGTTGAGACGTCTTTCTAAAGGAAAGCGTTTTTATATATCCGGAGTGAAAGCCGTAGGGCCGGATGGGATACAGCGTGATATCTCTCCGATTGAAGTAATTGTAAATTGA
- the gldN gene encoding gliding motility protein GldN produces MKLTKFIWAIACFSCSLTVIQAQTANRSTVRTASPDKEEKSVLSVRAQNLYDNTGISEADIPWERVIYRELDLTKEKNLPLYFPEEVIDGQENLFRMIMRLLLDNQIPAYEYLDGREIFSDQYKLKLKEGILDRFEIMYEEKEGRTTKTTRYIVEDSDIPTNLVLSYYLKERWIFDQRNSKFYPEIIAICPILSRTGDFGGEPVKYPMFWIRYNDLRPYLSQQYILADNENNVRHYTYDDYFQLRMFDGDIYKTMNLRNISLQQQYPSDTARIAAQKKIEDQLKNFDSNLWVTPPTANKAEAKAEKDDKSDNKETKTAVKEQTEVKNSVRSKRSSRGSKSSSVKSSKSGGSKSSSKSAPVRSVRRTR; encoded by the coding sequence ATGAAACTAACTAAATTTATATGGGCTATAGCGTGTTTCTCCTGCTCGCTGACAGTTATTCAGGCTCAGACGGCAAACCGGTCTACCGTACGTACTGCCTCTCCGGATAAGGAAGAGAAGAGTGTACTTTCGGTACGGGCACAAAATCTGTATGATAATACAGGTATTTCAGAGGCGGATATCCCTTGGGAACGTGTTATTTATCGGGAACTTGATCTTACAAAAGAGAAAAATTTACCGTTGTATTTTCCCGAAGAGGTTATCGACGGACAGGAGAACCTTTTTCGTATGATTATGCGCTTATTGCTTGATAATCAGATACCGGCATATGAGTATCTCGATGGTCGGGAAATATTTAGCGACCAGTATAAACTTAAATTGAAAGAAGGAATTCTCGACCGTTTTGAAATAATGTATGAGGAAAAAGAGGGGAGGACAACTAAAACGACTCGTTATATAGTCGAAGATAGTGATATACCCACCAATCTGGTGTTATCTTATTATCTGAAAGAACGTTGGATTTTCGACCAGCGTAATTCGAAATTCTATCCCGAAATAATAGCGATATGTCCTATATTGAGCCGTACTGGTGATTTCGGTGGAGAACCGGTAAAATATCCTATGTTTTGGATTCGTTACAATGATTTGCGACCTTATTTGTCGCAACAATATATCTTGGCCGACAATGAAAATAATGTTCGTCATTATACTTACGACGATTATTTTCAGTTACGTATGTTTGATGGAGATATATATAAAACGATGAATCTGCGGAACATCTCTTTGCAACAGCAATATCCCTCTGATACAGCTCGTATAGCAGCACAAAAGAAAATAGAGGATCAGTTAAAAAATTTCGATAGTAATTTGTGGGTAACCCCGCCCACGGCCAATAAAGCTGAGGCCAAAGCAGAAAAAGACGATAAATCGGATAATAAAGAAACAAAGACTGCTGTTAAGGAACAGACCGAAGTGAAAAATTCTGTACGCTCTAAGCGTTCTTCTCGGGGATCGAAGAGTAGTAGTGTGAAATCATCGAAAAGCGGAGGAAGTAAATCTTCTTCTAAGTCGGCTCCCGTACGATCGGTTCGCCGTACACGGTAA
- a CDS encoding thiol protease/hemagglutinin PrtT, whose translation MKKITLAIALLFLVIIMAEAKQISPETALETAKNFFSVNYPKTRSHTTNLKLIYTGKMSENNVTRSDNSIENYYYVFGNENDAPGFVMIAADDRIQPILGYSFDNRFITENMPQNIRFWLDAYNKSIAQIITSGNYKRTERELKSTSVVGPLLGETQWNQLDPYYNDCPTIRDTHCPTGCVATAMAQIMYYHKWPLTGKGSHKYVSETEKFNLSATFEGTRYDWENMTPRYNDKSSDIEKAAVAQLMFHCGVSCDMDYTYQSSGAMDNTAAHALYTYFGYDKGLRVVFADYYTTENWSRLLKSELDAQRPIMYGGSNNRNEGHEFVCDGYDNNGLFHINWGWGGYQDGYFDITILDPDGVGTGGGSGDGGFSINASAIIGIQPDKGSALYDPAASLYIENLYTSATHTGRNVKLPVRFSIFNMGTETFSGQVGLSLQDINSGNNIILDKIDFTGQYELDVFYESSPNFNIAIPSTVANGTYRLQVAAKSTNGNTWQYPKAILGDTQALILEINSSGIDISESDLSSIEKSVADNNGFTLYPNPADDRFYIKGDKPLSKIVISDLSGRIYYVNEIPGDLSGGITISQLPSGIYTVTLYSEGKYKILKLIKR comes from the coding sequence ATGAAAAAAATTACACTCGCAATCGCTTTACTTTTTCTGGTCATAATAATGGCGGAGGCAAAACAAATTTCACCGGAGACTGCACTCGAGACCGCCAAAAATTTCTTTTCGGTAAATTATCCGAAAACCCGGAGTCACACGACAAATCTCAAACTTATATATACCGGGAAAATGTCAGAAAACAATGTAACCCGATCGGATAACTCTATCGAGAATTATTATTATGTTTTTGGAAATGAAAATGATGCTCCCGGGTTTGTAATGATTGCAGCAGACGATCGAATACAACCGATTTTGGGTTATTCTTTTGACAATCGATTCATTACCGAGAATATGCCCCAAAATATACGTTTCTGGCTGGACGCTTATAATAAATCTATTGCGCAAATTATCACATCGGGAAATTATAAAAGAACCGAACGTGAATTAAAATCCACTTCCGTTGTAGGGCCTCTTTTAGGAGAAACACAATGGAATCAACTGGATCCTTATTATAATGATTGCCCGACTATCAGAGACACGCATTGTCCCACCGGATGCGTCGCCACCGCCATGGCCCAGATCATGTATTATCATAAATGGCCCCTTACCGGAAAAGGATCGCATAAATATGTATCGGAAACAGAAAAATTTAATTTATCGGCCACTTTCGAAGGAACCCGATACGATTGGGAAAATATGACACCCCGGTACAATGACAAAAGTTCTGACATTGAAAAAGCCGCAGTTGCGCAACTGATGTTCCATTGCGGGGTATCATGCGATATGGATTACACCTACCAGTCGAGTGGAGCGATGGATAATACAGCAGCCCATGCATTATACACCTATTTCGGTTACGATAAGGGACTTCGAGTCGTATTTGCCGATTATTATACGACCGAAAACTGGTCGAGATTGCTAAAATCGGAACTCGATGCCCAAAGACCGATTATGTACGGGGGAAGCAATAACAGAAACGAAGGACATGAATTCGTGTGCGACGGCTACGACAATAACGGGCTCTTCCATATCAATTGGGGATGGGGTGGATATCAAGATGGATATTTCGATATTACGATACTTGATCCCGACGGAGTAGGCACAGGTGGAGGATCAGGCGACGGAGGTTTTTCGATAAACGCAAGTGCAATCATCGGGATTCAGCCCGATAAAGGTTCTGCGCTATACGATCCGGCAGCTTCGCTTTATATAGAAAATTTATATACTTCAGCAACACATACCGGCCGGAATGTAAAACTGCCGGTGCGTTTTTCGATCTTTAATATGGGCACAGAAACTTTCTCGGGACAAGTAGGATTATCTCTTCAAGACATAAATAGCGGTAATAATATAATTCTCGACAAAATAGATTTTACCGGGCAATATGAATTAGATGTTTTCTACGAAAGCAGCCCCAATTTCAATATAGCCATTCCTTCTACCGTAGCTAATGGCACCTACCGTTTACAGGTTGCCGCAAAATCAACGAACGGCAATACATGGCAATATCCTAAAGCCATATTAGGAGATACACAGGCTCTTATTCTCGAAATAAATTCCTCGGGAATCGATATCAGCGAATCCGATCTCTCCTCGATAGAAAAGTCGGTTGCAGATAATAACGGTTTTACTCTTTATCCCAATCCTGCAGACGACCGATTTTATATTAAGGGAGATAAGCCTCTCTCAAAAATCGTTATTTCAGACCTATCAGGACGGATTTATTATGTGAATGAAATACCGGGCGATCTCTCAGGCGGAATCACGATTTCACAATTGCCTTCGGGAATTTACACTGTGACCTTGTATTCGGAAGGTAAATATAAAATACTCAAACTGATAAAACGATAG
- a CDS encoding 4-hydroxy-3-methylbut-2-en-1-yl diphosphate synthase, protein MDYFNYKRRHSSEVKIGNTPLGGNNPIRIQSMTNTSTLDTEACVEQSIRIIDAGADYVRLTAQGVREAENLGNIRSALRHRGYPTPLVADIHFNPKAAEAAARIVEKVRINPGNFVDAARTFKKLEYTDEEYAEEIRRIRNKLVPFLQICREHNTTIRLGVNHGSLSDRIMSRYGDTPEGMVESCMEFLRICKEEAFDNIVISIKASNTVVMVKTVRLLVKAMDKENMHYPLHLGVTEAGDGEDGRIKSAVGIGTLLTDGIGDTIRVSLSEKPESEIPVARKLVEYISRRAGHSTISGEIFDTFDFTEPVKRTTHTVVDIGNGNIPVVVADISKEGSFEMRPDYIYTGKQKEIEITTDVKQIVDAEIYTGVPNTYPLFTKENIQNISGTKADIKFLLLRYDQYDSRITTLLQKNSDIVIIAESEHINPVGEIRALFHKLIRENITTPVIIRRSYQTNNTENLQIFGGADFGPLLLDYLGEGIWMQNKGEIPSDMLIRYMFGILQATRQRISKTEYISCPGCGRTLFDLQKTIARVKDATSHLKGLKIGIMGCIVNGPGEMADADYGYVGAARGKISLYKNKTCIEKNIPEENAVNKLIDLIKQNGDWTDRSE, encoded by the coding sequence ATGGATTATTTCAACTATAAACGTCGTCACAGCTCGGAAGTAAAAATAGGAAACACTCCGTTAGGAGGCAACAATCCGATACGGATACAATCGATGACTAATACATCGACTCTCGATACAGAAGCTTGCGTAGAACAAAGTATCCGCATCATCGATGCGGGTGCCGATTATGTACGACTCACGGCACAAGGCGTACGCGAAGCCGAAAATCTAGGAAACATACGTTCCGCGCTGCGACATAGAGGTTACCCGACTCCACTGGTAGCCGATATTCATTTCAACCCCAAGGCAGCCGAAGCAGCAGCACGTATAGTTGAAAAAGTACGTATAAATCCCGGAAACTTTGTCGATGCGGCACGTACATTTAAAAAACTCGAATATACCGATGAGGAATATGCAGAAGAGATCAGACGCATTCGTAACAAATTGGTCCCATTTTTACAAATCTGCAGAGAGCATAATACGACGATACGCCTAGGAGTAAATCACGGTTCTCTGTCGGACCGCATAATGAGTCGATACGGAGACACCCCCGAAGGAATGGTAGAATCCTGCATGGAATTCCTTCGCATCTGTAAAGAAGAAGCATTCGATAATATCGTTATATCTATTAAAGCCTCGAACACGGTCGTTATGGTAAAAACAGTACGCCTGCTCGTAAAAGCCATGGATAAAGAAAACATGCACTATCCCCTGCACCTTGGAGTTACTGAAGCCGGAGACGGGGAAGACGGACGTATTAAGTCGGCTGTAGGTATTGGAACTCTTCTTACAGACGGTATCGGCGACACGATAAGGGTTTCGCTAAGCGAAAAGCCTGAATCGGAAATACCTGTTGCACGTAAACTGGTCGAATATATTAGCCGCAGAGCAGGACATTCCACCATATCGGGAGAAATATTCGATACATTCGATTTCACAGAACCGGTAAAACGAACGACTCATACTGTCGTCGATATCGGTAATGGAAATATTCCTGTTGTCGTTGCCGATATTAGCAAAGAAGGCTCTTTCGAGATGCGTCCGGATTATATTTACACTGGAAAACAAAAAGAAATCGAGATAACGACAGATGTTAAACAAATTGTAGATGCCGAAATTTATACCGGTGTCCCCAACACTTATCCTTTATTTACAAAAGAAAATATTCAAAACATATCCGGTACAAAAGCGGATATAAAATTTCTACTGCTCAGATACGACCAATACGACAGCCGCATTACTACATTACTCCAGAAAAACAGCGATATCGTAATCATAGCAGAATCAGAGCATATTAATCCGGTAGGAGAAATACGAGCCCTGTTTCATAAATTGATCCGCGAAAATATAACCACCCCCGTAATAATCCGAAGAAGTTACCAGACAAATAATACGGAGAATTTACAGATTTTCGGAGGTGCCGATTTCGGGCCACTCTTACTCGATTATCTCGGAGAGGGAATCTGGATGCAAAACAAAGGTGAAATACCATCCGACATGCTTATACGATATATGTTCGGTATTTTACAAGCAACACGGCAACGAATCAGCAAAACCGAATACATATCCTGTCCCGGTTGCGGACGTACCTTATTCGATTTGCAAAAAACAATTGCTCGAGTAAAAGATGCAACATCTCATTTAAAAGGATTGAAAATAGGTATAATGGGTTGTATTGTAAACGGTCCCGGTGAAATGGCTGATGCCGATTATGGCTATGTAGGGGCAGCACGCGGAAAAATCAGCCTTTACAAAAACAAAACATGTATCGAAAAAAACATCCCTGAAGAAAATGCGGTTAATAAACTGATAGATCTCATCAAACAAAACGGAGACTGGACTGATCGTTCGGAGTAA
- the purE gene encoding 5-(carboxyamino)imidazole ribonucleotide mutase translates to MKPIISIIMGSTSDLPIMEKAAQLFDNFEIPFEMHALSAHRTPEEVEKFAKGACKRGIKVIIAAAGMAAHLPGVIASMTTLPVIGVPIKSSLEGIDALYAIVQMPPGIPVATVGINASLNAAILATQILALTDEKIALKVKEYKAGLAKKIVKANEELAQIEFKYKTN, encoded by the coding sequence ATGAAACCAATTATCAGTATCATCATGGGCAGTACATCGGACCTACCGATTATGGAAAAAGCCGCCCAGCTTTTCGATAATTTCGAAATTCCGTTCGAAATGCATGCACTTTCGGCACACCGAACTCCCGAAGAAGTGGAAAAATTTGCAAAAGGAGCCTGCAAACGAGGAATAAAAGTGATCATCGCCGCTGCCGGTATGGCTGCACATCTACCAGGAGTTATCGCATCTATGACAACGCTACCGGTAATCGGTGTCCCGATTAAGTCTAGCCTCGAAGGAATCGACGCACTTTACGCCATCGTACAAATGCCTCCGGGAATTCCTGTCGCTACAGTCGGTATCAACGCATCTCTGAATGCTGCTATTCTGGCAACACAGATATTAGCTCTTACCGATGAAAAAATAGCGCTAAAAGTAAAAGAATACAAAGCCGGGTTAGCAAAAAAAATCGTTAAAGCAAACGAAGAACTTGCCCAAATAGAATTCAAATATAAAACGAATTAA